One region of Streptomyces subrutilus genomic DNA includes:
- a CDS encoding cellulose binding domain-containing protein, protein MSRTVGHRRKASRTAKATGAVVAAVVIGGAAFAFTGTAQAGSVGAVYTKSSSWGGGYTGQYVITNDSGQSRADWTLQFDLPAGVRIDSLWNGVHTVDGQRVTVKPASWNRQLAAGASVTVGFVTSGPGAPGNPTGCRIDGQKCSVDQGATAGPSGRPTVRPSSAPTAAPTATATAAPTATSAQPTRPTTPDPTGTGPAAAGARFAPYVDTSLYPAYDLLDTAARTGVKEFHLAFITSGGGCAPLWGGVSDLASDKVAAQIGALRAEGGDVRVSFGGAAGHELALNCATVDDLAAAYGKVVDHYRLTKVDFDIEGAALPDTAANARRAQAIARLQKSHPGLDVAFTLPVMPEGLTQPGVALLADAKKHGVRIDAVNIMAMDYGPAYSGDMGQYAVQAATATQAQLKGVLGLSDAAAWKAVAVTPMIGVNDVTSEIFTVADATQLVDFAASKGIGRLAMWSSTRDKQCAAGAVNHADATCSSILQEPLAFTKAFAAFK, encoded by the coding sequence ATGAGCAGGACAGTCGGGCACCGGCGCAAGGCGAGTCGTACGGCGAAGGCCACGGGCGCGGTCGTGGCGGCGGTGGTGATCGGGGGCGCGGCCTTCGCGTTCACCGGGACCGCGCAGGCCGGCTCCGTCGGGGCCGTGTACACGAAGTCCAGCTCGTGGGGCGGCGGTTACACCGGGCAGTACGTCATCACGAACGACTCCGGGCAGAGCCGGGCGGACTGGACGCTCCAGTTCGACCTGCCGGCGGGCGTGCGGATCGACTCGCTGTGGAACGGCGTCCACACGGTCGACGGGCAGCGCGTGACGGTGAAGCCCGCCTCCTGGAACCGGCAGCTGGCGGCGGGGGCCTCCGTCACCGTCGGTTTCGTGACGAGCGGACCGGGCGCCCCGGGTAACCCCACCGGCTGCCGCATCGACGGGCAGAAGTGCTCGGTGGACCAGGGCGCGACGGCCGGCCCGAGCGGACGCCCCACCGTCCGCCCCAGCTCCGCACCGACGGCGGCGCCCACGGCCACGGCCACCGCGGCCCCGACCGCGACCTCCGCCCAGCCCACCCGGCCCACGACGCCCGACCCCACCGGGACCGGCCCGGCCGCCGCCGGCGCGCGCTTCGCCCCGTACGTGGACACCTCGCTGTACCCCGCGTACGACCTGCTCGACACCGCGGCCAGGACCGGGGTGAAGGAGTTCCACCTGGCCTTCATCACCTCCGGCGGCGGCTGCGCACCGCTGTGGGGCGGCGTCTCGGACCTCGCGAGCGACAAGGTGGCCGCCCAGATAGGCGCCCTGCGAGCCGAGGGCGGGGACGTCCGGGTGTCCTTCGGCGGGGCCGCCGGGCACGAACTGGCGCTGAACTGCGCCACCGTGGACGACCTGGCCGCCGCCTACGGGAAGGTCGTCGACCACTACCGGCTCACCAAGGTCGACTTCGACATCGAGGGCGCGGCCCTGCCGGACACCGCGGCCAACGCCCGCCGCGCCCAGGCCATCGCCCGGCTGCAGAAGTCGCACCCGGGCCTGGACGTGGCGTTCACCCTGCCCGTGATGCCGGAGGGCCTGACCCAGCCGGGCGTGGCGCTGCTGGCCGACGCCAAGAAGCACGGCGTGCGGATCGACGCGGTCAACATCATGGCGATGGACTACGGGCCCGCCTACAGCGGGGACATGGGCCAGTACGCCGTCCAGGCCGCGACGGCCACCCAGGCCCAGCTCAAGGGTGTGCTCGGGCTCTCCGACGCGGCGGCCTGGAAGGCTGTCGCCGTCACGCCGATGATCGGCGTGAACGACGTCACCAGCGAGATCTTCACCGTGGCCGACGCCACGCAGCTCGTGGACTTCGCGGCGTCGAAGGGGATCGGCCGGCTGGCCATGTGGTCCTCGACGCGCGACAAGCAGTGCGCGGCCGGGGCCGTCAACCACGCCGACGCCACGTGCAGTTCGATCCTCCAGGAGCCGCTGGCCTTCACCAAGGCGTTCGCGGCGTTCAAGTAG
- a CDS encoding VOC family protein, giving the protein MLSIGTIVMGAEDVGRAAEFWGRALGYVPRDGEVADDWTVLVPADGAGPGLALGRSASPVQQHPRVHLDLYAADAAEQEAEVARLVSLGARHVAWDSYPEDPDFVVLADPEGNRFCVIDTSRA; this is encoded by the coding sequence ATGCTGAGCATCGGAACGATCGTGATGGGCGCCGAAGACGTAGGCAGGGCGGCGGAATTCTGGGGCCGGGCGCTCGGGTACGTCCCGCGCGACGGCGAGGTGGCGGACGACTGGACCGTCCTGGTCCCGGCCGACGGCGCCGGCCCGGGCCTGGCCCTGGGCCGCAGCGCCTCCCCCGTACAGCAGCACCCCCGGGTGCACCTCGACCTGTACGCCGCGGACGCGGCGGAACAGGAGGCCGAGGTGGCCCGCCTGGTGTCCCTGGGAGCCCGGCACGTCGCCTGGGACTCCTACCCCGAGGACCCCGATTTCGTGGTCCTGGCCGACCCGGAGGGCAACCGCTTCTGCGTCATCGACACCAGCCGCGCCTGA